From Streptomonospora salina, the proteins below share one genomic window:
- a CDS encoding replication-relaxation family protein, whose translation MLRPDHHTPVRPRSSPEVIKTLVARLTDRDRHIMRLIWRHKVLTTDQLTALGWNAYNTAKQRLATLHRLRALDRIRPWNPRGGAPWHYVLDTPGAEILAAEHGQTLREFGYRRDRALAPATSAALGHLRGLNQVFTDLYAHTRTAAHDAHLDWWTEAECADLYGDIVRPDGAGTWTTDGRSVGFFLEYDTGTERLRRLVDKVEAYGELAQATATALVVLFHLPSRRREAHLRRALGSRPAVAVATATHEAHPAEAVWVRADDPHLHPRRLIDLAPDHTAEQPMLFDHTAEEEDVG comes from the coding sequence GTGCTGCGCCCCGACCACCACACCCCCGTCCGACCCCGCAGCTCGCCGGAGGTCATCAAGACGCTCGTCGCCCGCCTGACCGACCGCGACCGTCACATCATGCGCCTGATCTGGCGCCACAAGGTCCTGACCACCGACCAGCTCACCGCCCTGGGCTGGAACGCCTACAACACCGCCAAACAGCGCCTGGCCACCCTGCACCGCCTACGCGCCCTCGACCGGATCCGCCCCTGGAACCCCCGCGGCGGCGCCCCCTGGCACTACGTCCTCGACACCCCCGGCGCCGAAATCCTCGCCGCCGAACACGGGCAGACACTGCGCGAATTCGGCTACCGCCGCGACCGCGCCCTGGCCCCGGCCACCTCCGCCGCACTGGGCCACCTGCGCGGCCTCAACCAGGTCTTCACCGATCTCTACGCCCACACCCGCACCGCGGCCCACGACGCCCACCTGGACTGGTGGACCGAAGCCGAGTGCGCCGACCTCTACGGCGACATCGTCCGCCCCGACGGCGCCGGCACCTGGACCACCGACGGCCGCAGTGTGGGCTTCTTCCTCGAATACGACACCGGCACCGAACGCCTGCGCCGCCTGGTCGACAAGGTCGAGGCCTACGGCGAACTCGCCCAGGCCACCGCCACCGCCCTCGTCGTGCTGTTCCACCTGCCCAGCCGGCGCCGCGAAGCCCACCTGCGCCGCGCCCTCGGATCCCGCCCCGCAGTTGCGGTGGCCACCGCCACCCACGAGGCCCACCCGGCCGAAGCGGTCTGGGTGCGCGCCGACGACCCCCATCTGCACCCGCGCCGCCTCATCGACCTGGCCCCCGACCACACCGCCGAGCAGCCGATGCTGTTCGACCACACCGCCGAGGAGGAGGACGTTGGCTAG
- a CDS encoding C40 family peptidase: protein MASLGCGVAVGAAALLVPAVAVSALTAVSSPTAAAAPEEVAGVPDTLLDAYAGAAARLHETQPQCSGMRWQILAGIGKIESSLLAGHDIAPNGDVSPPMIGPRLDGSGVGGNLTPHYDTDNGTWDGDTEYDRAVGPNQHLPSGWDTYGADGNGDGVKDPHNAYDSALASARELCLSAGPGGVDFTDRGQLADALYRYNHSQAYVEDVLEAIDRFDAIRVSAGSGAGNSHGQAAAEWALRQVGKPYVWAAEGPAAFDCSGLTMQAWAAAGIDIPRVTTDQYRAGRHVSPERLQPGDLLFYDTTDAGAPGPAPSHVTMYIGDGKMVNAPSPGQTVRTQPVQDDFYSPRFMGAVRPSP from the coding sequence TTGGCTAGCCTCGGCTGCGGCGTCGCAGTGGGCGCCGCAGCCCTGCTCGTTCCCGCCGTGGCCGTCTCCGCCCTCACCGCCGTCTCCTCCCCCACCGCCGCAGCGGCGCCCGAGGAGGTCGCGGGGGTGCCGGACACGCTGCTGGACGCCTACGCCGGCGCCGCGGCCAGGCTGCACGAGACCCAGCCGCAGTGCTCGGGGATGCGGTGGCAGATCCTCGCCGGCATCGGCAAGATCGAGTCCTCTCTGCTGGCCGGCCACGACATCGCCCCCAACGGCGACGTGTCCCCGCCCATGATCGGCCCCCGCCTGGACGGCTCCGGCGTCGGCGGCAATCTGACCCCGCACTACGACACCGACAACGGCACGTGGGACGGCGACACCGAATACGACCGCGCGGTAGGCCCCAATCAACACCTGCCCTCGGGCTGGGACACCTACGGCGCCGACGGCAACGGCGACGGCGTCAAGGATCCGCACAACGCCTACGACTCGGCGCTGGCCAGCGCGCGGGAACTGTGCCTGAGCGCCGGACCGGGCGGCGTCGACTTCACCGACCGCGGCCAACTGGCCGACGCGCTGTACCGCTACAACCACAGCCAGGCCTACGTCGAAGACGTGCTGGAAGCCATCGACCGCTTCGACGCCATCCGGGTGTCCGCGGGAAGCGGCGCCGGCAATTCGCACGGTCAGGCGGCAGCCGAGTGGGCGCTGCGCCAGGTCGGCAAACCCTACGTCTGGGCCGCCGAAGGCCCGGCCGCCTTCGACTGCTCCGGCCTGACCATGCAGGCCTGGGCCGCGGCCGGCATCGACATCCCCCGCGTCACTACCGACCAGTACCGAGCCGGCCGACACGTCAGCCCGGAACGGCTCCAGCCCGGGGACCTGCTGTTCTACGACACCACCGACGCCGGCGCCCCCGGCCCCGCCCCCAGCCACGTCACGATGTACATCGGCGACGGGAAGATGGTCAACGCCCCGTCACCCGGGCAGACCGTGCGCACCCAACCCGTGCAGGATGACTTCTACAGCCCGCGGTTCATGGGCGCCGTTCGACCATCCCCATAG
- a CDS encoding IS3 family transposase (programmed frameshift), translating into MAMKHYPAEFKADAVALYRSRPGATIAEIADELGVNRETLRNWIRIDDRQRSATAAPAHPRPAEAAPAGEPLQQENKRLRAQIAELEKEREILRKAAAYFGGRDEAVSRFCFVQDHQGAYGAKRLCAVLQLSRSGYYAWRARAGAREQRAAADAELTTRIAAIHAADRACGAPRITAELREQGHVINHKRVERLMRTAGIEGLHLRRKVRTTVPEPATAPAGDLLGRDFTAQAPNTRYVGDITYLPVDGDRFLYLATVIDLYSRRVVGWSIADHMRAELVCDALEGARRARGGCLDGAVFHTDHGAQYTSRRFQTQCAELGVVRSMGAVGSSADNAAAEAFHATLKRETLQGPGLKRWPSPHTARMAVFSWINRYNTRRRHSAIGYLAPAVYEHRTAKLHLAA; encoded by the exons ATGGCCATGAAGCACTATCCGGCCGAGTTCAAAGCCGACGCGGTCGCGCTGTACCGGTCCCGGCCCGGCGCCACCATCGCCGAGATCGCCGACGAGCTCGGCGTCAACCGCGAGACGCTGCGCAACTGGATCCGCATCGACGACAGGCAGCGCTCGGCGACGGCCGCGCCGGCCCACCCCCGCCCGGCAGAGGCCGCGCCCGCGGGCGAGCCGCTGCAGCAGGAGAACAAACGGCTGCGCGCCCAGATCGCCGAACTGGAGAAGGAACGCGAGATCCTGCGCAAGGCGGCCGCCTATTTCG GCGGGAGAGATGAAGCAGTGAGCCGCTTCTGCTTCGTCCAGGACCACCAGGGCGCCTACGGCGCCAAGCGGCTGTGCGCGGTGCTTCAGCTGTCGCGCTCGGGCTACTACGCCTGGCGGGCCCGCGCAGGCGCGCGTGAACAGCGGGCGGCCGCCGACGCCGAACTGACCACCCGGATCGCGGCGATCCACGCGGCCGACCGCGCCTGCGGGGCGCCGAGGATCACCGCCGAGCTGCGCGAGCAGGGCCACGTAATCAACCACAAGCGGGTGGAGCGCCTGATGCGCACCGCCGGCATCGAAGGCCTGCACCTGCGCAGGAAAGTGCGCACCACGGTGCCCGAGCCCGCCACGGCCCCGGCGGGCGACCTGCTGGGCCGCGACTTCACCGCCCAGGCGCCCAACACCCGCTATGTCGGCGACATCACCTACCTGCCCGTGGACGGCGACCGGTTCCTGTACCTGGCCACGGTGATCGACCTGTACTCGCGGCGGGTGGTGGGCTGGTCCATCGCCGACCATATGCGCGCCGAACTCGTCTGCGATGCGTTGGAGGGGGCCCGGCGCGCGCGGGGCGGCTGCCTGGACGGCGCGGTCTTCCACACCGACCACGGCGCCCAATACACCTCCCGGCGGTTCCAGACACAGTGTGCGGAGCTGGGGGTGGTGCGCTCGATGGGCGCGGTGGGCTCCTCGGCCGACAACGCCGCGGCCGAGGCCTTCCACGCCACTCTCAAACGCGAAACCCTCCAGGGGCCCGGCTTGAAGCGGTGGCCCAGCCCGCACACGGCGCGCATGGCGGTGTTCTCCTGGATCAACCGCTACAACACCCGCCGCAGGCACTCGGCGATCGGCTACCTCGCCCCCGCCGTCTACGAGCACCGAACCGCTAAGCTGCACCTGGCTGCCTGA
- a CDS encoding VirB4 family type IV secretion system protein codes for MRRLLRTRRAHRTATGSGPVNAEVEIGQRRMRLGEGAAASFVVTGYPAEVGHAWLEPLLTYPGRLDVSLHIEPVPPKVAADRLRRQMARLESSNQTGAEQGKLEDFESEVAADDARDMAASLARGDGKLFRVGLSVTVHAASDEELDEEVGHVQSLASSMLIDARPASYRQLQGWVSALPTGVDLLGQRRSMDTHALSAAYPFASPDVAVETSPTAVLYGLNADSSGVVVWDRWALDTYNTVVLARSGAGKSYFCKLDLLRSMYAGITAAVIDPEDEYSRLTEAVGGTTIRLGEPGVHLNPLDLALDQAANRDALSRRALFLHTLLAVMLGGPLGPRQRAALDQALIATYRAAGITADERTWNRPAPLLADLVATLENEGDEHGQDLAVQLAPYTTGSYSELFRAPTTRRPSGHLVSWSLRDLPDELKATGTLLALDAIWRTVADAAPDHPRMVLVDEGWLLMSEPEGAKFLFRLAKAARKRWVGLTVATQDAADVLGSELGKAVVANSATQILMRQAPQAIDQMADSFALSDGERRHLLTASPGDALLCSGQRRVAFRVVASQAEHQLVTTNPAEFAHPARSDEGSTELDVDTAEEDDLL; via the coding sequence ATGCGTCGACTATTGCGAACGCGGCGGGCGCACCGGACGGCGACCGGGTCGGGCCCTGTTAATGCTGAGGTCGAGATCGGCCAGCGCCGCATGCGGCTGGGCGAGGGCGCCGCGGCCTCCTTCGTCGTCACGGGCTATCCGGCCGAGGTCGGCCACGCCTGGCTGGAACCGCTGCTGACCTACCCCGGCCGCCTCGACGTGAGCCTGCACATCGAACCGGTCCCGCCGAAGGTGGCCGCCGACCGGCTGCGCCGCCAGATGGCCCGGCTGGAATCGTCCAACCAGACCGGGGCCGAACAGGGCAAGCTCGAGGACTTCGAATCCGAGGTCGCCGCCGACGACGCACGCGACATGGCCGCCTCCCTGGCCCGCGGGGACGGCAAGCTGTTTCGCGTCGGGCTGTCGGTCACGGTCCACGCCGCATCAGACGAGGAGCTGGACGAGGAGGTCGGCCACGTCCAGTCGCTGGCCTCCTCCATGCTGATCGACGCCCGCCCCGCCTCCTACCGCCAACTGCAGGGCTGGGTCTCGGCCCTGCCGACGGGCGTGGATCTGCTGGGCCAGCGCCGCAGCATGGACACCCATGCGCTCTCGGCGGCCTACCCGTTCGCCTCCCCCGACGTGGCGGTCGAGACCTCGCCCACCGCCGTCCTCTACGGTCTCAACGCCGACTCCTCGGGGGTGGTGGTCTGGGACCGGTGGGCTCTGGACACCTACAACACCGTCGTGTTGGCCCGCTCCGGCGCCGGCAAGTCCTACTTCTGCAAACTCGACCTGCTCCGGTCGATGTATGCGGGGATCACGGCCGCGGTCATCGATCCCGAAGACGAATACAGCCGGCTGACCGAGGCCGTGGGCGGAACCACGATCCGGCTGGGCGAGCCCGGGGTGCACCTCAACCCCCTGGACCTCGCCCTCGATCAGGCCGCGAACCGCGACGCCCTGAGTCGGCGGGCGTTGTTCCTGCACACCCTGCTGGCGGTCATGCTCGGCGGTCCCCTGGGCCCGCGCCAGCGCGCCGCCCTGGACCAGGCGCTGATCGCCACCTACCGGGCCGCGGGCATCACCGCCGACGAGCGCACCTGGAACCGTCCCGCCCCGCTGCTGGCCGACCTGGTCGCGACCCTGGAGAACGAGGGCGACGAGCACGGCCAGGACCTCGCCGTCCAGCTCGCGCCCTACACCACGGGTTCCTACAGCGAGCTGTTTCGCGCCCCGACCACCCGGCGGCCTTCCGGCCATCTCGTGTCGTGGTCGCTGCGGGATCTGCCCGACGAGCTCAAGGCCACCGGGACCCTGTTGGCGCTGGATGCGATCTGGCGCACCGTCGCCGATGCCGCCCCCGATCACCCCCGCATGGTGCTGGTGGATGAGGGCTGGCTGCTCATGTCCGAGCCCGAGGGCGCGAAGTTCCTGTTCCGCCTGGCCAAGGCCGCCCGCAAACGCTGGGTCGGGTTGACGGTAGCCACTCAGGACGCCGCCGACGTGCTCGGATCCGAGCTGGGCAAAGCCGTCGTCGCCAACTCCGCCACCCAGATCCTGATGCGCCAGGCGCCCCAGGCCATCGACCAGATGGCCGACTCCTTCGCGCTGTCCGACGGCGAGCGCCGGCACCTGCTCACCGCTTCACCTGGGGACGCGCTGCTGTGCAGCGGTCAGCGCCGGGTGGCCTTCCGCGTGGTCGCCAGCCAAGCCGAACACCAGCTCGTCACGACCAATCCGGCCGAGTTCGCCCATCCCGCCCGCTCCGACGAGGGCTCCACAGAACTGGACGTCGACACCGCCGAGGAGGACGACCTGCTATGA
- a CDS encoding type IV secretory system conjugative DNA transfer family protein translates to MTPRLTELGRLPTALAEFLFFLITTYGWYLLSAALMIVAALLAARAAASWLRHRRWARDARLIEILPPPESDMAGAVHLWRQMLGTLRPVWKRALLGQPHVVWEYAMTTTGLGIRMWIPGPIPPGLVERAITSSWPGAAATTHPVRPPEADQHVRGGRVRLARPDHYPIETGYDEDPVRALIGAAGDLVGDEEILVQVAVRPITGARLRRAGRAAHRLRHTAPETADPFAPGHRPRRHGPSPEASSEIRAIVHKATQPRLETHIRYLISSTGDGEQARQARRGRSHALAAAFAVFSGYNHYQRRRMLLAPQWLATVRFMGHGDLLTAAELAAVAHLPLDETVPGLQRAPARPVPPPPQVAADSPQARLLGTAEQSKRRTIAQHAADARQHTHIIGGTGTGKTTLLMNMALDDIAKGRGLVMIEPKGESDLLLPRIPEKAMDRVVLIDPDDDAPPPALNVLAGSDPVRTADTITGVFQRIFADSWGPRTDDILRSAVLTLAGTPQASLANIPKLLDNSSFRRRATAHLEPTSVLAGFWSWYEGLSEPARAHATAPLMNKLRAVLLRDFARDLLAARPQHSLNLAPLLDEDAIIIARLPKGVLGEDTSSLLGSLVLAQVWQGVLARAGQREAQRRDINLYLDEAHNFLTLPYGLGDMLAEARAYRAGLTIAHQDLAQLPRELREATSTNARSKIFFDVSPEDARALARHVQPELGEHDLSHLARFQAATRLVAHGALTPAFTLRTRPLPAPIRGRATAVRKAARTNHTRQPQ, encoded by the coding sequence ATGACCCCTCGTCTCACCGAACTGGGCCGCCTGCCCACCGCACTCGCCGAGTTCCTGTTCTTCCTGATCACCACCTATGGGTGGTATCTCCTATCCGCGGCGCTGATGATCGTCGCCGCCCTGCTGGCCGCGCGCGCCGCCGCCTCCTGGCTGCGGCACCGTCGCTGGGCTCGCGATGCCCGCCTCATCGAGATCCTGCCCCCGCCCGAAAGCGACATGGCCGGCGCGGTGCACCTGTGGCGCCAAATGCTGGGCACCCTGCGCCCGGTCTGGAAACGCGCACTGCTGGGCCAACCCCACGTGGTGTGGGAATACGCCATGACCACCACCGGGCTGGGCATCCGCATGTGGATACCCGGCCCGATTCCGCCCGGTCTGGTCGAGCGCGCCATCACGTCCTCCTGGCCCGGCGCCGCGGCCACCACCCATCCCGTCCGCCCACCCGAGGCCGACCAGCACGTGCGGGGCGGGCGAGTCCGGCTCGCGCGCCCCGACCACTACCCCATCGAGACCGGCTACGACGAGGACCCGGTGCGCGCGCTGATCGGCGCGGCCGGCGACCTCGTCGGCGACGAGGAGATCCTGGTGCAGGTCGCGGTGCGCCCCATCACCGGGGCCCGGTTGCGCCGCGCGGGCCGCGCCGCCCACCGGCTGCGCCACACCGCGCCCGAGACCGCAGACCCTTTCGCCCCCGGCCACCGGCCGCGTCGGCACGGGCCTTCGCCGGAGGCCTCGAGCGAGATCCGCGCGATCGTGCACAAGGCCACCCAGCCGCGGCTGGAGACCCACATCCGCTACCTCATCTCCTCCACGGGCGACGGTGAGCAGGCTCGCCAGGCGCGCCGCGGCCGCTCCCACGCCTTGGCCGCGGCCTTCGCGGTCTTCAGCGGCTACAACCACTACCAGCGCCGCCGGATGCTGCTGGCCCCGCAGTGGCTGGCGACGGTGCGGTTCATGGGCCACGGCGACCTGCTCACCGCCGCCGAACTGGCCGCCGTTGCGCACCTGCCCCTCGATGAGACCGTGCCGGGGCTGCAGCGCGCCCCGGCCCGCCCGGTTCCGCCCCCGCCCCAGGTGGCCGCCGACTCCCCACAGGCGCGGCTGCTGGGCACGGCGGAACAGTCCAAGCGCCGCACCATCGCCCAACACGCCGCCGATGCGCGCCAGCACACCCACATCATCGGCGGAACCGGCACCGGCAAGACCACCCTGCTGATGAACATGGCCCTGGACGACATCGCCAAAGGCCGCGGGCTGGTGATGATCGAACCCAAGGGCGAATCCGACCTGCTGCTGCCCCGCATCCCCGAGAAGGCGATGGACCGGGTCGTGCTGATCGATCCCGACGACGACGCCCCGCCGCCCGCGCTCAACGTGCTGGCCGGCAGTGACCCGGTGCGCACCGCCGACACCATCACCGGGGTGTTCCAGCGCATCTTCGCCGACTCCTGGGGGCCGCGCACCGACGACATCCTGCGCTCGGCCGTCCTCACCCTCGCCGGAACCCCGCAGGCCAGCTTGGCCAACATCCCCAAACTCCTCGACAACAGCAGCTTCCGCCGCCGCGCCACCGCCCACCTGGAACCCACCTCGGTGCTGGCCGGATTCTGGTCCTGGTACGAGGGCCTGTCCGAGCCGGCCCGTGCCCATGCCACCGCCCCGTTGATGAACAAGCTGCGCGCGGTGCTGCTGCGCGACTTCGCCCGCGACCTGCTGGCCGCCCGCCCGCAGCACAGTCTGAACCTGGCACCCCTGCTGGACGAGGACGCGATCATCATCGCCCGCCTGCCCAAAGGCGTCCTCGGCGAAGACACCAGCTCCCTACTGGGTTCGCTCGTGCTGGCCCAGGTATGGCAGGGCGTGCTGGCCCGGGCCGGCCAACGCGAAGCCCAACGCCGCGACATCAACCTCTATCTCGACGAGGCCCACAACTTCCTGACCCTGCCCTACGGGCTGGGCGACATGCTCGCCGAAGCCCGCGCCTACCGCGCCGGGCTCACCATCGCCCACCAGGACCTGGCCCAGCTGCCCCGCGAGCTGCGCGAGGCCACCTCCACCAACGCCCGCTCCAAGATCTTCTTCGACGTCTCCCCCGAAGACGCCCGCGCCCTGGCCCGCCACGTCCAGCCCGAACTCGGCGAACACGACTTGAGTCACTTGGCGCGGTTCCAGGCCGCCACCCGTCTGGTCGCCCACGGCGCGCTCACCCCCGCCTTCACCCTGCGCACCCGACCCCTGCCCGCACCGATCCGCGGGCGGGCCACCGCCGTGCGCAAGGCCGCCCGCACCAACCACACCCGCCAACCCCAGTAA